One part of the Sporosarcina ureae genome encodes these proteins:
- a CDS encoding glutamate-5-semialdehyde dehydrogenase — protein sequence MSEIRNKGKAAKEASVLLNVATTEEKNQALQLIADQLLQEQDQLLAENKKDIEEGREKGIESAVLDRILLTPERIEAMAEGVRLLVDLKDPIGETLEEIQKENGLHIVKKRVPIGVIAMIYEARPNVTIDAASLALKTGNAVVLRGSSSAKHSNLALWRVIQRGLEKSLLPVDSVQLIEDTSRETAKELFTLNDYLDVLIPRGGAKLIQTVIRESTVPVIETGAGNCHVFIDESADEKMAIDIVVNAKTQRPSVCNAIETVLIDSNWLTQHGKSLIKALQDQDVQIQGDDQLQAFDSTIEAVEQNDWSSEYLDLTVRVKSVENVQQALDHIATYSTKHSECIITQTDAHAEQFLNSVDAAAVYVNASTRFTDGFEFGYGAEIGISTQKLHARGPMGLEALTSSKFVIRGTGQIR from the coding sequence ATGAGTGAGATTAGAAATAAAGGAAAAGCTGCAAAAGAAGCAAGTGTTTTATTGAACGTGGCAACGACTGAAGAGAAAAATCAGGCATTGCAATTGATTGCCGATCAACTATTGCAAGAACAAGATCAATTACTCGCTGAGAATAAAAAAGATATTGAAGAAGGCCGCGAAAAAGGAATCGAATCAGCAGTTCTTGACCGTATTTTATTGACGCCTGAGCGCATTGAAGCTATGGCGGAAGGTGTTCGTCTATTAGTTGATCTTAAAGATCCGATTGGGGAAACACTGGAAGAAATCCAAAAGGAAAACGGCTTACATATTGTCAAGAAGCGCGTGCCAATCGGTGTCATCGCCATGATATATGAAGCGCGTCCGAATGTGACGATTGATGCGGCATCCCTAGCATTAAAAACAGGAAACGCGGTCGTCTTGCGCGGAAGCTCTTCTGCTAAACATTCCAATTTAGCACTATGGCGTGTCATTCAACGCGGGCTTGAAAAAAGTTTATTGCCAGTGGATTCTGTTCAATTAATTGAAGATACAAGCCGAGAAACGGCGAAAGAATTGTTCACACTCAATGACTATTTAGATGTTTTGATCCCTCGTGGCGGTGCCAAATTGATTCAGACTGTCATTCGAGAATCTACAGTACCCGTAATCGAAACGGGTGCCGGGAATTGCCATGTATTTATTGACGAATCCGCTGACGAGAAAATGGCCATCGATATAGTCGTTAATGCCAAGACGCAACGTCCTTCGGTTTGTAACGCGATCGAAACGGTTTTGATTGATTCCAACTGGTTGACGCAACATGGGAAGAGTTTGATCAAAGCATTACAGGACCAAGATGTTCAAATACAAGGTGACGATCAGCTACAGGCATTTGACTCAACTATCGAAGCGGTTGAACAAAATGATTGGTCAAGTGAATACTTGGACTTGACAGTACGCGTCAAGAGCGTGGAAAATGTACAGCAAGCACTTGATCATATTGCCACATATAGCACGAAGCATTCGGAGTGCATTATTACACAAACGGATGCACATGCCGAGCAGTTTTTGAATAGCGTAGATGCGGCAGCTGTTTATGTGAATGCCTCCACTCGCTTTACGGATGGTTTTGAGTTCGGTTATGGTGCAGAAATCGGTATAAGTACACAAAAACTTCATGCAAGAGGACCGATGGGATTAGAAGCGTTGACTTCTTCCAAATTTGTGATTCGAGGGACCGGACAAATTAGATAA